From the Brachybacterium sillae genome, the window TGGGCGGCGGCGCCGGTGCCGAGGGCGGCACCCGCGACGACGGTGCCGAGGACGGCGGCCCCGCCGGCGGAGCGGAGGGTGGCACCTGCGGCGGTCAGCGGGGTGCGGGCGCGGCCGGCGGCGCGGTGGGTGTTGGTCTTGGCCATGGAGCGTGCGTTCCTTCCGGGACCTCGAGCCGTGGGGGGTGACCCGAGGGGGAGTCGTTTCTTCTCTGTTCCAGTCCGCCGGGCCCTTGGAGTCCCCGGGCATCGGCGGCGTGACGACACTAGGGGAGCTCGCGCGGTCGCGACAGGGCCTTTGAAAGGGCCGGTCACAGGTCTTGGCGAAGACTTGACGCTCGATGCAGAGCCCTCGTGCCCGCGTCAAACTCCTTTACCCGACGAGGGGGCACGCATACCCCGGGCGCCACAGCGGACGCCGGGACAGGGGGCGGACGCGGCCCGTCTGCGCCGGGGGCGAACAACCGGGTCGTGTGTCGGTGAGACCGCCTAGAGTCGACGGTGACGAGTCGAGCCCGACGATCCGCCCGCGACCCGCGCCGTCTGCGGCGCGTGAAGGAGAGATCCATGACCACATCGCCCGCCGCCGCTCAGGGCACCGCCCCCATGGGCCTGGACGACAACGTCTACCAGCGCCTGCTGCGCGAGCGCATCGTCTGGCTCGGGGAGGACGTGCGCGACGACAACGCCAATGCGATCTGCGCGAAGCTCCTGCTCCTGGCGGCTGAGGACCCGGAGAAGGACATCTACCTCTACATCAACAGTCCCGGTGGGTCGATCACCGCGGGGATGGCCATCTACGACACGATGCAGTACATCCAGCCGGATGTGGTGACGGTGGCGATGGGTATGGCCGCGTCGATGGGACAGTTCCTGCTCTCCTCGGGGGCCAAGGGCAAGCGCTACGCCACGCCGAACGCCCGCGTGCTCATGCACCAGCCGCTCGGTGGTCTGGGCGGCACCGCCACCGAGATCAAGATCCAGGCCGATCTGATCCTGTCGATGAAGCGCCGCCTGGCCGAACTCACGGCGGAGCAGACCGGCAAGAGCGTCGAACAGATCCTCGCCGATGGCGACCGCGACAACTGGTTCACCGCCGAGGAGGCCCTCGAGTACGGCTTCATCGACAAGATCGTCACCGCGGCGCATGACGTCACCGGCGGTGGCGGCACCGAGGACTGATCGCGGACCGACTGCGCGCCCGCCCGACCCACCGACCTCCAGGAGCACCCGTGACCTTCGATCCCCGCCTGCAGGCGCAGGCCCCCATGCCCACCAGCCGTTACGTGCTGCCGCAGTACGAGGAGCGCACCGCCTACGGCTTCAAGCGCCAGGACCCGTACACCAAGCTGTTCGAGGACCGCATCATCTTCCTCGGCGTGCAGGTGGACGACGCCTCCGCCGATGACGTGATGGCCCAGCTGCTGGTGCTGGAGTCCCAGGATCCCGACCGTGACATCACGCTGTACATCAACAGCCCCGGGGGCTCCTTCACGGCGCTGACCGCCATCTACGACACGATGCAGTACATCAAGCCGGATGTGACCACGGTGTGCCTGGGACAGGCGGCCTCCGCGGCGGCTGTGCTGCTGGCGGCGGGCACTCCCGGCAAGCGCCTCGCGCTGCCGAACGCACGCATCCTCATCCACCAGCCGGCGATGGGCGGCCAGGGCGGCGGCCAGGCCTCGGACATCGAGATCCAGGCCAATGAGATCCTGCGCATGCGTGACTGGCTGGAGGAGACTCTCGCGCATCACACCGGCCGCAGCAAGGAGGAGGTCAGCCGCGACATCGAGCGCGACAAGATCCTCACCGCCCAGGGTGCGCTGGACTACGGGATCGTCGACCAGGTGCTCGCCTCCCGCAAGGATGAGGCCCCTCGCCGTCCGCGCTGACCCGGCAGTGTCGGAGCGCCGCTCCCGCCCGGTCCGGTGAGCCCGGGCGGGAGCGGCGCTCCGACACTCGCTCCGGCGGTTCCCCCGGCCCGTCGGGTGCCGCGGGTAGCCTGACCACGTTCCCCAGCTCACCAGGAGGCACCCGTGGCACGAACCGGCGACGCGGCCGACGTCTTCAAATGCTCGTTCTGCGGCAAGTCGCAGCGGCAGGTGGAGCGGCTGATCTCCGGACCGGCCGGCGTGTACATCTGCGACGAGTGCATCGAGCTGTGCAACGAGATCATCGCGGAGGAGATCGAGGCGGCGAAGCCCGCGCCTGACGCCCCGGCTCCGCTGCCGCGGCCGCAGGAGATCTTCGCGCACCTCGAGGAGTACGTCATCGGGCAGGAGCCCGCCAAGCGGTCCCTCGCCGTCGCCGTCTACAACCATTACAAGCGGGTGCGGTCCGGCGGCGAGCCGGAGCACACCGCCGGGGCCTTCGGTGATGTCGAGGTCGCGAAGTCGAACGTCCTGCTGGTCGGACCCACCGGCTGCGGCAAGACCTACCTCGCGCAGACCCTCGCCAAACTGCTCGACGTGCCCTTCGCCATGGCCGACGCGACCGCGCTCACGGAGGCCGGGTATGTGGGCGAGGACGTCGAGAACATCCTGCTGAAGCTGCTGCAGGCCGCCGACTACGACGTGGAGCGCGCCCAGCAGGGCATCATCTACATCGATGAGGTCGACAAGATCGGCCGCAAGGCCGAGAACCCCTCGATCACCCGTGACGTCTCCGGGGAGGGCGTGCAGCAGGCGCTGTTGAAGATCCTCGAGGGCACCGTCGCGGCGGTTCCCCCTCAGGGTGGCCGCAAGCACCCCCACCAGGACTTCATCCAGATCGACACCACCAACGTGCTGTTCATCGTGGCGGGGGCGTTCGCCGGTATCGAGGACATCATCGGCAGCCGCATCGGCAAGCGGGGCATCGGCTTCGGCTCGGAGCTGCACACCCCGATGGAGCAGGCGGAGATCTACTCCCACCTGCTGCCGGAGGACCTGCTGAAGTTCGGTCTGATCCCCGAGTTCATCGGCCGCCTTCCGGTGATCACGAGCGTCTCGAACCTCGACCAGGACGCGCTGATCCGGATCCTCACCGAGCCGCGCAACGCCCTCACCAAGCAGTACCAGCGCATGTTCGCCCTCGACGGGGTGGAACTGGATTTCGAACGCTCGGCTCTGGAGGCGATCGCCGCACGGGCGCTGGAACGCGGCACCGGGGCTCGTGGCCTGCGGGCGATCCTCGAGGAGACCCTGCAGCCGGTGATGTTCGAGGTGCCGTCCCGGGAGGATGTCGCCAAGGTCGTGATCACGGAGGGTGTCGTCACCCAGGGGCGGGAACCGCTGATGCTCACCCAGAACGAGGCCGATCGCGGTGCGCGACGCCGCAGCAAGAGCGCATGAGCGACGCGAACATGAGCGAGGAGCAGACCCCCGCCCGGGCAGCGCACGTGCTGGCCGGTGCGCAGATCGATGACTCCGCGCGTGCCCGGCACCTGCTGGCCGAGGCGCGGCGCAGCATCGACAACATCGACGCCGCCCTGGTGCACCTGCTGGCCGAGCGCTTCAAGCACACGCAGCGGGTCGGACTGCTCAAGGCCGAGCACGGCCTGCCGCCGGCCGACCCGGACCGCGAGGCCCAGCAGGTGGCGCGACTGCAGGAACTCGCCCGCACTTCGGGCCTGGATCCGGTGTTCGCCGAGCGGTTCCTGCGGTTCATCGTCACCGAGGTAATCCGCCATCACGAGCAGATCCGCGATGACGTCGAGGACGCCCTCGCGGAGGACGGCACGGACGGGTCGACCTCCCCCTCAACCCCCACCCGGCGCGCGCAGTCCTGAGCCCCGCTGAGGTCCCCGCTCCGGAGCGTGTCGCCGGCCACCCGGATCCGGCGTTCACCAGCACCGACCCACCGGTTTACGGCCCCCTCCAGAGCGCGGAGGGCGGCGCCCCGCGTGGTAGGTTTCCGGCATGGCACGACGGACGTTCCTCGAATGGCCTGTCCTCCGACAGGCCACCGGCAAAGACCGCTGGGGTCGAGGCCCCGCGGTGGAGTCGGCCCAGACCCGCGACATCGAGCCGCGCACGGTCACCGCTGACCGTGTGGTGAAGAGTGTCTGCCCCTTCTGCGCCGTGGGCTGCGGCCAGAACGTGTACGTGAAGGACGGCAAGGTCGTCCAGATCGAGGGCAACCCGGACTCCCCGATCTCGCGCGGGCGTCTGTGCCCGAAGGGCGCGGCCAGCGAGCAGCTGGTCAACTCGCCCACGCGCGTGACCGAGGTGCTGTACCGGGCGCCGCGTGCCAAGGACTGGCAGCGCATGGACCTCGACACGGCGATGAACATGATCGCCGACCGGTACCTCGAGGCCCGTCGTGCGCACTGGCAGGACGTCGACGAGAAGGGGCACCCGCTGCGGCGGACCCTCGGCATCGCCAGCCTCGGCGGCGCCACCATCGACAACGAGGAGAACTACCTCGCGAAGAAGCTGTTCTCGGCCACCGGGGCGATCCAGGTCGAGAACCAGGCCCGCATATGACACTCCGCCACGGTTCCCGGTCTGGGAGCCTCGTTCGGACGTGGCGGCGCCACGCAGCAGGTGCAGGACTTCGCCAACGCTGACTGCATCCTGATCCAGGGCTCGAACATGGCCGAGGCCCACCCGGTCGCGTTCCAGTGGGTCATCGAGGCGAAGAAGCGCGGTGCACGCGTGATCCATGTGGATCCGCGGTTCTCGCGCACCTCCGCGCAGGCCGATCGGTACGTGCCGATCCGTGCCGGCTCGGACATCGTCTTCCTCGGCGCGATCATCAATCACATCCTCACCAATGAGCTGTACTTCGACGAGTACGTCCGCAACTACACCAACGCGGCGACGATCGTCGGGGACGACTTCCGCGACACCGAGGATCTGGAGGGCCTGTACTCCGGCTTCGACGCCGCGACGGGTGTGTACGACACCAGCTCGTGGGGATACAAGGAGAAGGGCGGCGGCACCGTCCGCGGCACCGAGGAGAAGGCCGACGGCGGCGACGAGCACGGCGAGGCCAGCGGTGAGGCCCACGGTTCTGGTGGCCCCGCGCTGGAGCATTCCGAGAGCGAGACCGATCCGACGCTGCAGCATCCCCGCACGGTGTTCCAGATCCTCAAACGCCACTTCTCCCGGTACACCCCGGAGATGGTGGAGGAGGTCTGCGGCATCAGCCAGGAGGACTTCTACTACGTCGCCGACTCGCTGGTGCAGAACTCCGGCCGTGAGCGCACCACGATGTTCGCGTACGCGGTGGGCTGGACGCAGCACATCCAGGGCGCCCAGTTCATCCGTGCGGCCGCCATCCTCCAGCTGCTGCTGGGCAACGTCGGTCGGCCCGGTGGCGGCATCATGGCCCTGCGCGGCCACGCCACCATCCAGGGCTCCACGGACATCCCGACGCTGTTCAACCTGCTGCCCGGTTACCTCCCGATGCCGAAGGCGGGCACGCACGACACGCTGAAGGACTACCTCGAGGCCGTCGGCTCCAAGAAGCAGAAGGGCTTCTGGGCCAACGCCGATGCCTACGCCATCAGCCTGCTGAAGGCGTGGTGGGGGGACGCCGCGACCGCCGAGAACGACTACGCCTGGGATTACATGCCCCGTCTGACCGGTGCCCACGGCACCTACCAGACGCTGCAGCTGATGCTGCAGGACGAGGTCGACGGCTACTTCCTGCTGGGGCAGAACCCGGCGGTGGGGTCGGCCAACGGCAAGCTGCAGCGCCAGGGCATGTCCCATCTGAAGTGGATGGTCGTGCGCGACTTCCAGCTGATCGAGTCCGCCACCTGGTGGAAGGACGGACCGGAGATCGAGTCCGGGGAGATGCGCCCCGAGGACATCGAGACCGAGATCTTCTTCCTGCCGGCGGCGAACCACGTCGAGAAGGCCGGGTCCTTCACGCAGACCCAGCGCATGGTGCAGTGGCGCGACCGCGCCGTCGAGCCGCCGGGCGACTGCCGCAGCGAGCTGCAGTTCTTCTTCGAACTCGGCAACCTGCTGAAGGAGCGCGTGAAGGACTCCACCGACCCGCGCGACAAGCCGCTGCAGGACCTCACCTGGGACTACCCGACCGATGAGCACGGGGAGCCCGACGCCGAGGCCGTGCTGCGGGAGATCAACGGCTACCACGTGACCGGTGAGAACGCCGGGGAGCCGCTGACGGCCTTCGCGCAGATGAAGGCCGACGGCTCCACCGCCGGTGGCTGCTGGATCTACGCGGGCGTCTACGCCGGCGGGGAGAACATGGCCCGTCGTCGTGTGCCCGGCAGCGAGCAGGACGAGGTCGCCGCGAAGTGGGGCTGGGCCTGGCCCGCCAACCGACGCATCCTCTACAACCGTGCCTCGGCCGACCCGGAGGGCCGCCCGTGGTCGGAGCGCAAGAAGTACGTGTGGTGGGATGCCGAGGCCGGCAAGTGGACCGGTAAGGATGTCCCGGACTTCCCGGTGGACCGTGATCCGTCGGCCCGCCCCGACCCGTCTGTCGGCGGTCCGGCGGCCCTGTCCGGCATCGACCCGTTCATCATGCAGGCCGACGGCAAGGGCTGGCTCTTCGCGCCCAAGGGCATGGTCGATGGGCCGATGCCCACGCACTACGAGCCGCTCGAGTCGCCGATCCCGAACGCCCTGTACCCGCAGCAGGCGACCCCGCCGCGTCTGATGATGCCGCGCGAGGACAACCTGACCGCTCCGGGTGCCGGGTACCCCGGCGGTGACGTCTACCCGTACGTCTTCACCACCTACCGCCTCACCGAGCACCACACGGCCGGTGGCATGAGCCGCTTCCTGCCGTACCTCTCCGAGCTGCAGCCCGAGCAGTTCTGCGAGGTCTCGCCGGAGCTGGCGGAGGAGGTCGGCCTGGAGAACAACGGCTGGGCCACGCTCATCACCCCGCGCTCCGCCATCGAGGCGCGAGTATTGGTGACCGAGCGCATGACGCCGCTGACGATCCGTGGCCGCACGGTGCACCAGATCGGCCTGCCGTACCACTTCGGCAGCGGGACCGAGGCGGTCGTGGAGGGTGATTCGCCCAACGACCTGATCGGCATCGTGATGGATCCGAACACGCAGATCCAGAACTCGAAGTCGATCGCCGTGGCGATCCGTCCGGGGCGGCGCCCGCGCGGTGCCGAGCGCCTGGAACTGGTGGAGAAGTACCGCCGGGATGCCGGGATCACCCCGGAGACCGGTACCACCCGCGTCACGGCGCCCGACTACCCGAACGGGACGCGCGAGGAGGACCTCGCCACCGCGGATCTGTCCGGCGCCGATGACGCCGGCCGGTCCGGTGCGGCGGGTCTGCAGCGGGGACGCCGCGCCCGCACGTCCGACGACACGTCCTCCGAGGAGCGCTGATGCCGCAGCTGGCAGGGCCCACTGATCCCATCGCCGACGTCCACTGGGACGAGCGGGCGAAGGACCGCAAGGGCTTCTTCACCGACACCTCCATCTGCATCGGCTGCAAGGCCTGCGAGGTGGCCTGCAAGGAGTGGAACCACAACCCGGCCGACGGCGACTGGTCGCTGCTGGGGTCGAGCTTCGACAACACCGGGTCGCTCGGCGCGAACACCTGGCGGCATGTGGCGTTCGTCGAGCAGGACGGGGAGCGGATCCGGCTGGCCCGCGAGTCGGGCCGCACGCTGGTCAGCCTCGGCATGCCGGGTATCGGCCCGCGTCCGGGTCGGCCCGCCGGGGGTCCCGGTTCCGGGGTCGCCCGCGACACCGCGCAGGGCCTGGGTCTGAACCTCACGGATCAGCCGGCCCCCGCTGCAGGGCTGGGCGCTGTGGACACCACCCCGCCGGACACCCCCGAGTTCCGCTGGCTGATGTCCTCCGATGTGTGCAAGCACTGCACGCACGCCGGTTGTCTCGACGTGTGCCCCACCGGTGCGCTGTACCGCACCGAGTTCGGCACCGTGGTGGTGCAGGCCGACATCTGCAACGGCTGCGGTACCTGCGTGGCCGGATGCCCGTTCGGCGTGATCGAGCGGCGTGATGACGGCACCGTCGCCACGCCCCGCCAGCGCGGCGAGGGTGGCGCGGCGATGGACGTGCCGAACAAGGGCACCGCGAACAAGTGCACCCTGTGCTACGACCGTCTGAAGGCCGACCAGACCCCGGCGTGTGCGCAGACCTGCCCGACCACTTCGATCCGCTTCGGCGACCGCAGTGAGATGGTCGCCGCGGCCGAGGAGCGGGTCGCGCAGCTGCACGCCCAGGGTATGACCGAGGCCCGCCTGTACGGCGCCAACGAGAACGATGGCGTCGGCGGCACCGGCTCGGTGTTCCTGCTGCTGGATGAGCCGGAGGTCTACGGTCTGCCGCCGGACCCGCAGGTCCCGACGAAGGACCTGCCGACCATGTATCTGCGCGCCGGCATCGCCGCCGCCGGGATGGTCGCCGCCACCGCCGTTGCGTTCCTGGGGGCCCGCCGATGAGCACGAGTGAGTTCGACGCCTACCGTCCGCCGCAGAGCGGCCGCCGCCGTCGCGGGGGCCCGCGACCCGGAGCGGGCGAGAAGCAGCCCGCAGGACAGTCTGAGCAGCAGTCCGCCGCAGCGGGCTCGCCGACAGGACAGCAGATCCCCGACGCACCGCAGATCGCCTCCGGCCGATACGCCGGGGGCGCCGGCCGCAAGCCCGCCGGGGAGGGTCGCCGTCGGGCGGCCGCCGAGGGCGCGGGCGAGATGCCGATGGTCGACGATGTCCGCTTCACCTCGTACTACGGCCGTCCGATCATCAAGGCGCCGCCGTGGGGTGCGCCGATCGCCGCCTACCTGTTCCTCGGTGGTGTGGCCGGCGGGTCCGGGTTGATCCAGCTCGGTGCCCACTGCACGGGCCGTCCTGCGCTGCGCCGCACCGCCCGCATGGCCGCTCTGGCGGCGCTGGCGGGTGGCACCGTCGCACTGATCGAGGACCTCGGCCGGCCCGAGCGCTTCCTCAACATGCTGCGGACGGTGAAGGTCACCTCCCCGATGAGCATCGGCACCTGGATCCTCACGGGGTATGGCCTGTCCGCCGGGATGACCGGGGCCAATGAGATCGACCGCCTGCTGGGGGAGCGGCTGCCGTTGAGCGCCATCCGGCCGCTGGCGCGGTCGCTGGAGACGCCCGCCGCGGTGAGCTCCGCGATCTTCGGCGCCCCCCTCGCCGCGTACACCGGTGTGCTGCTGGGCAGCACCGCGGTGCCGACGTGGAACGGTGCCCGCCAGCACCTCTCCTTCGTGTTCGTCTCCTCGGCGGCGATGGCCTCGGCGGGTCTCGCGCTGGCGGGGACGCCGACGCGGGAGGCCGGTCCGGTGCGTCTGCTCGGAGCGGTCGCGGCCGGTGCGGATCTCGCGGCGACGCGGGTGATGGAGAAGTCCATGCATCCGGTGGAGGCGGAGCCCCTGCACACCGGCAAGGCCGGGGCGATGCTCACCTGGTCGGAGCGTCTGGCCGTCGGTGGCGCCGTGGTGGGCCTGCTGGGCCGCCGCAACCGTGCGCTGTCGGTCGCGGGCGGTCTGGCGATGGCCGCCGCCTCCGCACTGACCCGTTTCGCGGTGCTGGAAGCCGGGCTGGCTTCGGCCCGGGACCCGAAGCACGTCGTGGAGCCGCAGAAGGAGCGCCTCGCGAAGCGTCGCGCTGCCGGGATCACCGGGGATTCGATCACCACCGGTCCGAAGGCGCCGGCCGCCCCGGCGGATGGCGGCACCACCGCCTGACCCGACCGCCACAGGCGCGCGACACCACGTGACGCCCGCCGCCCCAGAGGGGTGGCGGGCGTCGTCGCGTCGGGGAGAGGAGCCAGGCGCCGTTCAGCGGCGGATGGTCACCCGGCCCGGGGTCTCGGCGGTGGTCCGGCCGATCACCGGGTACCCGGGGACCTCACCGACCACCAGCAGACCGCCGGAGGTCTGCGCATCCGCGAGGAGCAGCAGATCCTCGTCGCGCACCCCCGCGGCTGCGTCCACGTGCGGGCGCACCCAGTCGAGGTTGCGGCGGGTGCCACCGGAGATGTAGCCGTCACGCAGCGCCTCGGAGGCGCCGTCGACCAGAGGCACTGCGGTGACGTCGATCTCGGCGCCGACACCACTGGCCCGGCACATCTTGAACAGGTGACCCAGCAGACCGAATCCTGTGACGTCGGTGGCAGCCCGGGCCCCGGCCTCCAGGGCGGCCCGGGAGGCGTCCCGGTTCAGCTGCGTCATCGTGGCGATGGCCTGGTCGAACACCTCGCCGGTGGTCTTGTGGCGGTTGTTCAGCAGGCCGACGCCGATCGGTTTCGTGAGCGTCAGCGGCAGACCGGCCTGCGCCGCGTCGTTGCGCAGCAGACGATCCGGGTGGGCGGTGCCGGTGACGGCCATGCCGTACTTCGGTTCCGGGTCGTCGACGCTGTGGCCGCCGATCACCGGGCAACCGGCCTCCTGAGCCACCTCGAGCCCGCCCCGCAGCACCTCCTGCAGCAGCTCGAACGGCAGCACGTCGCGCGGCCACCCGACCAGGTTGATCGCCACGACCGGTTCGCCGCCCATGGCGTAGATGTCCGACAGGGCGTTCGCGGCGGCGATGCGGCCCCAGTCGGCGGGGGAGTCCACCACGGGGGTGAAGAAGTCGGCGGTGGACAGCACCGCGAGGTCACCGCGGATCCGCACGGCGGCGGCGTCATCACCGTCGTCGAGGCCCACGACCACCTGCTCGTATCGCTGCCCGCTCAGCGCCGAGACCGCCTGCTCCAGCTCACCGGGCGGGATCTTGCACGCACACCCTCCGCCGTGGGCCATCGTGGTGAGTCGAGGGGAGTCCGCGCTGAGAGCCATGTGGCCATTCTAGGGCGGGTGGAGCCGGGTCGGGTAGCCTGAACCAGCATCCGTGCATGGAGGCGTCTGCGTCCTGGTGGGCGTCCTGGTCTTCAAAACCAGTGAGACCGAGCAGCTCGGTCTGGCGGGTTCGATTCCCGTCCGCCTCCGCCACATCCGACCCGACCGAGGGGGGTCCGTGCCCGAGTCGCCGACGTCCGCTGCACAGGACCCCCGTCGGCGGATCCCGCGGACCGACCATCTGCTGGACCTGCCCGCTGTCGTCGCGGCGTCCGCCTCCCTGGGGGAGGGGGTGGTGCGGGGTCTCGCCCGGGCCGTCCAGGACCGTGCCCGCCGCGGCGAGATCCTCCCGGAGCAGGTGGAGCCCGAGCTGCTCGCCGCCCTCGATACCCGCGGGGCGTCGTCCCTGCTGCCGGTGGTGAACGCCACCGGGGTCATCGTCCACACGAACCTGGGGCGGGCGCCGCTGTCCCCCCTCGCCCGGCAGGCGCTGCAGGACGTGGCCGGATACGCCGACGTCGAGTTCGACCTCACCACCGGGGCCCGGGGCCGCCGCGGGGCCGGTGCTCGCGCCGCCCTGCTGGTGGCCTGCCCCGCCGCGGAGGACGCCCTGGTCGTCAACAACGGTGCCGCCGCGCTGCTGCTGGCCGTCACCGCGCTCGCGGCCACCCCGGCGGGGGAGCGCCACGAGATCGTCATCTCCCGCGGCGAACTGGTGGAGATCGGCGCCGGGTTCCGCCTGCCCGACCTGATGGAGTCCGCCGGCGCGCGTCTGCGCGAGGTCGGCACCACCAACCGCACACACCTGGCCGATTACCGTGACGCCCTCGGGAAGGACACCGCGGCGATCCTGTCGGTCCACACCAGCAACTTCCGGGTCATCGGCTTCACCGGTGTCCCGGAGATCTCCGAGCTCTCCCGTCTCGCGCACGATGCCGGTGTCCCGCTGATCGCCGACCTCGGCTCCGGCCTACTGGCGCCTGAACCCGCCCTGCCCGGTGAACCCGACGCCACCACCGCCCTGACCGGTGGCGCGGACATCGTCCTGTGCAGCGGGGACAAGCTCCTCGGCGGCCCGCAGGCGGGGATCCTCCTGGGTCGCGCCGAGCTCATCGCACGGCTGGGCCGGCACCCCCTCGCGCGGGCCGTCCGCGCCGACAAGCTCGCCCTCGCCGCGCTCGAAGCCACCCTCACCGGTCCCCTGCCGCCGGTGCGACGGGCCCTGCGCACCGACCCCGAGGACCTGCGCATGCGCACCGAGGCCGTCGCCGCCCGTATCCGCCGCCACACCGGACTCGAGGCGACCGTCGTTCCGCATGACGGCCGCGTCGGAGGCGGCGGTGGCGCTGAGGTCCCCCTGCCCGGCTGGGCCGTGCGGCTGCCCGGTGCTCTCGCGGCGCCGCTGCGCACCGGCCGACCCGCCGTCGTCGGCACCGTCCGGGACGGGGGCCTGCTGCTGGACCTGCGCTGCGTCCCGGAGGATCAGGAGGAGCAACTGCTGGAGGCCCTTGCCGGTGTGAGTCTGGGAGAGGAGCCCGCCTGATGCGCGTCGTCGCCACCGCCGGGCACGTGGACCACGGCAAATCCGCGCTCGTACGAGCCCTCACCGGGGTGGAACCGGACAGGTGGGAGGAGGAGCGCCGCCGCGGTCTGACCATCGACCTGGGGTTCGCCGGCACCACCCTGCCGTCGGGGGAGCAGATCTCCTTCGTCGACGTCCCCGGTCACGAACGGTTCCTCGGGAACATGCTCGCCGGTCTCGGGCCGGCACCGGTGGTGCTGTTCGTGGTCGCGGTCGACGAGGGGTGGCAGGCGCAGTCCGGTGACCACCGCGACGCGGTCGCCGCCCTCGGCATCCAGCATGGCCTGATCGTCCTCACGAAAGCGGATCTCGCGCGGCCCGACGGACCCGATGCCCTCGCCCAGGCCCGCCGCGAACTCGCCGGCACCGCTCTGGCGGATGCTCCGGCGATCCGGGTGTCGGCCCGCACAGGGGAGGGCCTGGACGACCTGCGCACCGCCCTCGACACGTTGCTCGCCTCCCTGCCTGCGCCCGATGACAGCGCCCCGGTCCGGCTGTGGGTGGATCGGGCCTTCGCCATCCGCGGCGCCGGCTGCGTGATCACGGGGACCCTGCCCGATGGCACCCTGCGCGTCGGGGATACCCTCGACCTGCTCGACGCCCACGGGCGACCCCGCTCGGTGCAGGTGCGTGGGCTGCAGCGGGAGAACCGCGACGTCGATCAGCTGCACGGCACCTCCCGCGCCGCTGTGAACCTGCGCGGCGTCGACGCGACGGCCGTGCACCGCGGGGACGTGCTGCTCACCCCCGGGGCCTTCGACCTGACGCGCCTGGTGGATGTGCGGGGGGTCGGCTCCGAGGACCTCACCCGGGTGCCGTCGGAGGTCAGCGTCCATGCGGGCACCGCCGCCGTCACCGCCCGGTTGCGGCCGCTCGATGCCCGCCACGCCCGCCTCACCCTGGAGCGGCCCCTGCCGCTGCGAGTGGGGGACCGGTTGGTGCTGCGCGGGACCGCGGGCAGAGCGGTCCTCGGGGGTCTCGAGGTGCTCGACGTCGACCCGCCGGAGCTGCGACGACGCGGGGCCGCGGCCCGCCGCGCCGAGGAACTCGAGGTCCGGGAGCACGGGGGTGACGTGCTCGCTGAGGTGCGCCGCCGCGGAGCCGTCGAGGAGGCGGTGCTGCAGCGCCGTGGTCTGCACATCCCGGATCCGCTGCCGGCGGGTCTGCGGCGCCTGGACGGGTTGCTGGTCGACGAGGAGGCGCTTGGCGCCTGGGCACGGACACTCCAGCGGATCGTGACCGAGCGCACCGCCGCGGATCCGCTGTGGGAGGGTCTCGCCCCCCGTGAGGCCCGCACCGCCCTCGACCTGCCCACCCCCGCGCTGCTGGACGCGGTGATCGATGTGTCGGGGGTGCGCCGGGTGGACGGACGCCTGCGTTCCGCGTCGGTCCCGACGGGCCTCGGCCCGGCGGAGGCGTCGGTGGCGCGGCTGGAGGAACGTCTGCGAGCC encodes:
- the fdh gene encoding formate dehydrogenase — translated: MARRTFLEWPVLRQATGKDRWGRGPAVESAQTRDIEPRTVTADRVVKSVCPFCAVGCGQNVYVKDGKVVQIEGNPDSPISRGRLCPKGAASEQLVNSPTRVTEVLYRAPRAKDWQRMDLDTAMNMIADRYLEARRAHWQDVDEKGHPLRRTLGIASLGGATIDNEENYLAKKLFSATGAIQVENQARIUHSATVPGLGASFGRGGATQQVQDFANADCILIQGSNMAEAHPVAFQWVIEAKKRGARVIHVDPRFSRTSAQADRYVPIRAGSDIVFLGAIINHILTNELYFDEYVRNYTNAATIVGDDFRDTEDLEGLYSGFDAATGVYDTSSWGYKEKGGGTVRGTEEKADGGDEHGEASGEAHGSGGPALEHSESETDPTLQHPRTVFQILKRHFSRYTPEMVEEVCGISQEDFYYVADSLVQNSGRERTTMFAYAVGWTQHIQGAQFIRAAAILQLLLGNVGRPGGGIMALRGHATIQGSTDIPTLFNLLPGYLPMPKAGTHDTLKDYLEAVGSKKQKGFWANADAYAISLLKAWWGDAATAENDYAWDYMPRLTGAHGTYQTLQLMLQDEVDGYFLLGQNPAVGSANGKLQRQGMSHLKWMVVRDFQLIESATWWKDGPEIESGEMRPEDIETEIFFLPAANHVEKAGSFTQTQRMVQWRDRAVEPPGDCRSELQFFFELGNLLKERVKDSTDPRDKPLQDLTWDYPTDEHGEPDAEAVLREINGYHVTGENAGEPLTAFAQMKADGSTAGGCWIYAGVYAGGENMARRRVPGSEQDEVAAKWGWAWPANRRILYNRASADPEGRPWSERKKYVWWDAEAGKWTGKDVPDFPVDRDPSARPDPSVGGPAALSGIDPFIMQADGKGWLFAPKGMVDGPMPTHYEPLESPIPNALYPQQATPPRLMMPREDNLTAPGAGYPGGDVYPYVFTTYRLTEHHTAGGMSRFLPYLSELQPEQFCEVSPELAEEVGLENNGWATLITPRSAIEARVLVTERMTPLTIRGRTVHQIGLPYHFGSGTEAVVEGDSPNDLIGIVMDPNTQIQNSKSIAVAIRPGRRPRGAERLELVEKYRRDAGITPETGTTRVTAPDYPNGTREEDLATADLSGADDAGRSGAAGLQRGRRARTSDDTSSEER
- the nrfD gene encoding NrfD/PsrC family molybdoenzyme membrane anchor subunit yields the protein MSTSEFDAYRPPQSGRRRRGGPRPGAGEKQPAGQSEQQSAAAGSPTGQQIPDAPQIASGRYAGGAGRKPAGEGRRRAAAEGAGEMPMVDDVRFTSYYGRPIIKAPPWGAPIAAYLFLGGVAGGSGLIQLGAHCTGRPALRRTARMAALAALAGGTVALIEDLGRPERFLNMLRTVKVTSPMSIGTWILTGYGLSAGMTGANEIDRLLGERLPLSAIRPLARSLETPAAVSSAIFGAPLAAYTGVLLGSTAVPTWNGARQHLSFVFVSSAAMASAGLALAGTPTREAGPVRLLGAVAAGADLAATRVMEKSMHPVEAEPLHTGKAGAMLTWSERLAVGGAVVGLLGRRNRALSVAGGLAMAAASALTRFAVLEAGLASARDPKHVVEPQKERLAKRRAAGITGDSITTGPKAPAAPADGGTTA
- a CDS encoding 4Fe-4S dicluster domain-containing protein is translated as MPQLAGPTDPIADVHWDERAKDRKGFFTDTSICIGCKACEVACKEWNHNPADGDWSLLGSSFDNTGSLGANTWRHVAFVEQDGERIRLARESGRTLVSLGMPGIGPRPGRPAGGPGSGVARDTAQGLGLNLTDQPAPAAGLGAVDTTPPDTPEFRWLMSSDVCKHCTHAGCLDVCPTGALYRTEFGTVVVQADICNGCGTCVAGCPFGVIERRDDGTVATPRQRGEGGAAMDVPNKGTANKCTLCYDRLKADQTPACAQTCPTTSIRFGDRSEMVAAAEERVAQLHAQGMTEARLYGANENDGVGGTGSVFLLLDEPEVYGLPPDPQVPTKDLPTMYLRAGIAAAGMVAATAVAFLGARR